Proteins encoded in a region of the Saccharothrix ecbatanensis genome:
- a CDS encoding sensor histidine kinase produces the protein MTGSADKETPHRLLGGLRLDELLDEVRERLTEIGSTRDKMQGLLDAVLAVGAGLELDSTLQRIVQAAVELVGARYGALGVLGTQENLSEFVYVGIDPETRSHMGHLPRGKGLLGLLIKDPRAIRLHDLSEHPASVGFPPNHPPMHSFLGVPVRVRDEVFGNLYMTEKIDGGDFSADDEVVLTALAAAAGVAVENARLFERSRMRERWLEATAEINTELLGGASADDALRLIAQRTRELTGGSMSLIVLVDGVDGQRLRMAAGAGERVEALVGGLLTGSGTVVAEVLATATPTLVEDLEGRLGDAPVDAGPGVAVPLRAGSTVTGVLLVAREKGGARFGADQVPLLASFADQAAVALEFAENQRARRLVDVLEDRDRIARDLHDHVIQRLFATGMSLQGALGTIREPQVRERVRKAVHQLDETVLEIRTSIFDLQAGDDLPGLRRRLLDLVSELTENASVTPTVRMTGTVDNSVPDDVGEHAEAVVREAVTNAVRHANAKELVLTVEAGDELTISVVDDGVGMPPQVARSGLRNLEQRAVALGGTCSVTAEPGGGTRLTWQVPLA, from the coding sequence GTGACCGGATCTGCTGACAAGGAGACACCGCACCGCCTGCTGGGCGGGCTGCGGCTGGACGAATTGCTGGACGAGGTGCGGGAGCGGCTGACCGAGATCGGCTCCACCCGGGACAAGATGCAGGGTCTGCTCGACGCGGTGCTGGCGGTCGGGGCGGGGTTGGAGCTGGATTCGACGTTGCAGCGGATCGTGCAGGCGGCGGTGGAGTTGGTCGGCGCGCGGTACGGCGCGTTGGGTGTGTTGGGCACGCAGGAGAACCTGTCGGAGTTTGTCTACGTCGGCATCGATCCGGAGACCCGTTCGCACATGGGGCACCTGCCGCGGGGCAAGGGGCTGCTCGGGCTGCTGATCAAGGACCCGCGGGCGATCCGGCTGCACGACCTGTCCGAGCACCCGGCGTCGGTGGGCTTTCCGCCGAACCACCCGCCGATGCACAGCTTCCTGGGTGTTCCGGTGAGGGTGCGCGACGAGGTGTTCGGCAACCTGTACATGACGGAGAAGATCGACGGTGGCGACTTCAGCGCCGACGACGAGGTCGTGCTGACCGCGTTGGCGGCTGCGGCGGGTGTGGCGGTGGAGAACGCGCGGCTGTTCGAGCGGTCGCGGATGCGCGAGCGGTGGCTGGAGGCCACCGCGGAGATCAACACCGAGCTGCTGGGTGGCGCCTCGGCCGACGACGCGCTGCGGTTGATCGCGCAGCGGACCCGGGAGCTGACCGGCGGCTCGATGTCGCTGATCGTGCTGGTCGACGGCGTGGACGGGCAGCGGCTTCGCATGGCTGCCGGCGCCGGTGAACGGGTCGAGGCCCTGGTCGGCGGGCTGCTGACCGGATCCGGGACGGTCGTGGCCGAAGTGCTCGCCACGGCCACGCCGACGCTCGTGGAGGACCTGGAGGGACGGCTCGGTGACGCGCCCGTCGACGCGGGCCCGGGAGTCGCAGTGCCGTTGCGGGCCGGTTCGACCGTGACGGGTGTGCTGCTGGTGGCCAGGGAGAAAGGTGGCGCCCGGTTCGGCGCGGACCAGGTGCCGCTGCTGGCGTCGTTCGCCGATCAGGCGGCGGTGGCGTTGGAGTTCGCCGAGAACCAGCGGGCGCGGCGGCTGGTGGACGTGCTGGAGGACCGAGACCGGATCGCGCGGGACCTGCACGACCACGTGATCCAGCGGTTGTTCGCCACCGGCATGAGCTTGCAGGGCGCGTTGGGCACGATTCGTGAGCCGCAGGTGCGGGAACGGGTGCGCAAGGCGGTGCACCAGCTGGACGAGACCGTGCTGGAGATCCGCACCTCGATCTTCGACCTCCAGGCGGGCGATGACCTGCCGGGCCTGCGGCGGCGTCTGCTGGACCTGGTGTCCGAGCTGACGGAGAACGCGTCGGTGACGCCCACCGTGCGGATGACCGGGACGGTGGACAACTCGGTGCCCGACGACGTCGGCGAGCACGCCGAGGCGGTGGTCCGGGAGGCGGTCACCAACGCGGTCCGGCACGCCAATGCGAAGGAACTCGTCCTCACCGTGGAGGCGGGCGACGAGTTGACCATCTCGGTCGTGGACGACGGTGTGGGCATGCCGCCGCAGGTGGCTCGCAGCGGGTTGCGCAACCTCGAACAGCGGGCCGTCGCGTTGGGCGGCACCTGTTCGGTGACCGCCGAACCCGGCGGCGGTACCCGTCTGACCTGGCAGGTGCCGCTGGCGTGA
- a CDS encoding helix-turn-helix domain-containing protein encodes MNGFVAGDANPDLLVAAREAVGWTQKRLAEELTRLAKADPEISQGYVSRAEKGLLTVAGERLELFASALSATPDLLVSDAKLWSLGEGCLYHRNRASTKASTLRRLHARINLLRLYLRRLAVDSTVPLREFTLVPMRVGGMDGPEDAARALRRTLKLPDGPIESVTAVAEQVGALVVPMSLGGREVDATSLHPPGEAPVFVVNTDAPAERQRFTLAHELGHIACAPAPDMDVEDMAQAFAGELLAPVAQVRGDLRAMPITPARLLQLKAHWRMSAAALLRRAVDLAVITDSRYRTLNTQMSALGWKTGEPEPLPDDAPTVVPALVAAAVRSTGGVDAAAAKAGTTAENLRAMLGDDVLGADDD; translated from the coding sequence ATGAACGGCTTCGTGGCCGGTGATGCCAACCCGGATCTGCTGGTCGCCGCACGTGAGGCGGTCGGGTGGACGCAGAAGCGGCTGGCCGAGGAGCTGACCCGGCTGGCGAAGGCGGATCCGGAGATCAGCCAGGGTTACGTCTCCCGTGCGGAGAAGGGTTTGCTGACGGTCGCCGGGGAGCGGCTCGAGTTGTTCGCGAGCGCCCTGAGCGCGACCCCGGACCTTCTCGTCAGCGACGCGAAGCTGTGGTCGCTCGGTGAAGGGTGCCTCTACCACCGCAACCGCGCGTCGACGAAGGCGTCGACGCTGCGGCGACTGCACGCTCGGATCAACCTGCTGCGCCTTTACCTCCGGAGGCTCGCGGTCGACTCCACCGTGCCCCTACGGGAGTTCACGCTCGTTCCGATGCGGGTCGGAGGCATGGACGGCCCGGAGGACGCGGCACGCGCGCTGAGGCGCACGCTCAAGCTCCCGGACGGGCCGATCGAGTCCGTGACCGCGGTCGCCGAACAGGTGGGCGCGCTCGTGGTGCCGATGTCGCTCGGAGGACGCGAGGTGGACGCGACCAGCCTGCACCCCCCGGGGGAGGCGCCGGTGTTCGTGGTCAACACCGACGCGCCCGCCGAACGTCAAAGGTTCACCCTGGCTCACGAATTGGGCCACATCGCATGTGCCCCCGCGCCGGACATGGACGTGGAGGACATGGCGCAGGCGTTCGCCGGCGAACTGCTCGCACCGGTAGCCCAGGTGCGGGGCGACCTCCGCGCCATGCCGATCACTCCGGCCCGGTTGTTGCAGTTGAAGGCGCACTGGCGCATGTCCGCAGCCGCGCTGCTGCGCCGTGCGGTCGACTTGGCCGTCATCACGGACTCCCGGTACCGCACGCTCAACACCCAGATGTCCGCACTCGGCTGGAAGACCGGAGAACCCGAGCCGCTGCCGGACGACGCGCCGACAGTGGTGCCCGCCCTCGTAGCCGCCGCGGTCCGCTCGACCGGCGGCGTTGACGCCGCAGCCGCGAAGGCGGGAACGACCGCCGAGAACCTCCGGGCAATGCTCGGCGACGATGTGTTGGGGGCAGACGATGACTGA
- a CDS encoding tyrosine-type recombinase/integrase: MYDLRHAHASWLLAGGADIQTVRERLGHASLRATERYLHTLAESDEMARSRPGLVPVDYEQACGNVR; encoded by the coding sequence ATGTATGACCTGCGGCACGCGCATGCCTCCTGGCTGCTCGCCGGTGGTGCCGACATCCAGACCGTCCGCGAGCGTCTCGGTCACGCCAGCCTGCGGGCCACCGAGAGGTACCTGCACACTCTTGCCGAGTCTGACGAGATGGCCCGAAGCCGCCCTGGTCTCGTGCCGGTCGACTACGAGCAGGCGTGCGGCAACGTCAGATAG
- a CDS encoding Acg family FMN-binding oxidoreductase produces the protein MADVTEVLGLAVDEVTDVLTAAALAPSVHNTQPWRFRLAPDRIELHADPARRLPATDPEDRELRLSCGAALFNLRLALRDHGIRPLVTLMPGAETPGALATVRRGGNRDLDDETRQLIKAIPARRTNRKPFRDAPVPVGHRHALVRAAERERSWLHVVTDRDERARLQRLVAKAQRIQAGAPEVRAELTDWTGPRTGDGIPPTSAGVRPAPQDEWAMRDFQAAERPPGKDYESDPLIVVLSSFYSGPLAELQAGQALQRVLLTATTLGLSASFMSQAIEVRPVREELRRTLGGNLEPQTVLRIGFGSPVPASPRRTVRELLLEPIRTA, from the coding sequence ATGGCAGACGTGACCGAGGTGCTCGGGCTCGCGGTGGACGAGGTGACCGACGTGCTGACAGCCGCCGCGCTCGCCCCATCGGTGCACAACACCCAACCTTGGCGGTTCCGACTCGCGCCCGACCGCATCGAACTGCACGCCGACCCGGCGCGCAGGCTTCCCGCCACGGATCCGGAGGATCGGGAGCTGCGACTGTCCTGCGGTGCGGCGCTGTTCAACCTCCGCCTCGCCCTGCGCGACCACGGCATCCGCCCCCTGGTCACCCTGATGCCCGGCGCCGAAACACCCGGGGCACTGGCCACGGTCCGCCGAGGCGGCAACCGCGACCTCGACGACGAAACCCGCCAACTGATCAAGGCGATACCGGCCCGACGGACCAACCGCAAGCCGTTCAGGGACGCGCCGGTACCCGTCGGGCACCGGCACGCGCTGGTGCGGGCGGCCGAGCGCGAGCGGTCGTGGCTGCACGTCGTGACCGACCGCGACGAGCGCGCCCGATTGCAGCGACTCGTGGCCAAGGCGCAGCGGATCCAGGCCGGCGCGCCGGAAGTGAGGGCCGAGCTGACCGACTGGACCGGCCCGCGCACCGGCGACGGCATCCCACCCACGTCCGCCGGCGTGCGCCCCGCACCCCAGGACGAGTGGGCGATGCGCGACTTCCAAGCCGCGGAACGGCCACCCGGCAAGGACTACGAATCCGACCCGCTCATCGTGGTGCTGAGCTCGTTCTACAGCGGACCGCTCGCCGAACTCCAAGCCGGACAGGCACTGCAACGCGTCCTGCTCACCGCCACCACACTCGGCCTGTCGGCCTCTTTCATGTCCCAGGCGATCGAAGTGCGCCCCGTCCGCGAAGAACTCCGCCGCACCCTCGGCGGAAACCTCGAACCACAGACCGTCCTGCGCATCGGCTTCGGCTCACCAGTCCCCGCCAGCCCCCGCCGCACCGTCCGGGAGCTCCTTCTGGAGCCGATCAGGACGGCTTGA
- a CDS encoding DEAD/DEAH box helicase translates to MSWPPSASEAPPGSSQFFRLHQKVQRWIHRQGWPKLNDAQEQAIPLVLKGTEDVIVSAATASGKTEAAFLPICSALLDEVDDGGIRVLYVSPLKALINDQHRRLDELCEELDLPVHRWHGDVPGSAKAKVLNKPDGILLITPESLEAMFVLRGMEIGWLLRALRWVVIDEMHSFMGTERGAQLQSLLHRVELATRRRIPRIGLSATLGSMESARDYLRPGNGRNVHLLTASHQSGDISAIIRGYVHKAPTTEDEESDEGTSVERICEHVFTTLRGGNNLVFFDRRGDVELYADRLRRRSEERAVPNEFFPHHGSLAKDVREHVEDLLKSNRPVTVMCTSTLEMGIDIGTLTSVAQVGAPPSVASLRQRIGRSGRRGEPAVLRMYVTAQEIDADIAPQDELRAELFQAVAMMSLLSERWYEPADTSSLHLSTLIQQIMSVIAQHQGARPAELFQALCISGSFAHVDETTFATLLRDLGQAELVQQEPDGLLLLGRVGERIVNHYSFYAVFAEKQEYRLVHGSRTLGVLHVTTPTEVGSLVIFAGRRWKIVSVDDQAALIQVEPSHGGRAPKFAGGRAEIHDEVRRRMRVWYESDDVPAYLDATAQRLLDEGRAAYRRFDLTRNPALAKGNDTIVFPWRGDRILNTLTAWLTRAGVPAVRDGVAFTVPKCTPAQLRAVLQQLFLEDDTTAEDIAAALPDTAVEKHDVHLGKPLRIRGYAAGCLDMAGARSALADLVDRLPEHDVDVITGIPFAPAPLVTTPTAYAVVDVETTGFAAWGKDRVIEVAVIRVALDGTVLGEWSALVDPQRPLAATEVHGITEDDLAGAPVFADVAPTLAAHLDGAVVVAHNASFDLSFLNAEFARTTTPLTLSATLCTMKLDDHVHQVGRRKLHDCITAIGICTTQGTAHRALSDARATADLLRHYLTHTPHDVRKLVTASERSTS, encoded by the coding sequence ATGAGCTGGCCACCTTCCGCCTCTGAGGCCCCACCGGGATCCTCGCAGTTCTTCCGCCTGCACCAGAAGGTCCAGCGCTGGATCCACCGGCAGGGGTGGCCGAAGCTCAACGACGCTCAGGAGCAAGCAATCCCCTTGGTGCTCAAGGGGACCGAGGACGTGATCGTCTCGGCGGCCACCGCGTCGGGCAAGACGGAGGCGGCGTTCCTGCCGATCTGTTCCGCCCTGCTCGACGAGGTTGACGACGGCGGCATCCGGGTGCTCTACGTGTCACCGCTCAAGGCGCTGATCAACGATCAGCACCGCCGCCTCGACGAGTTGTGCGAAGAACTCGACCTGCCGGTACATCGCTGGCACGGCGACGTGCCCGGTTCGGCCAAGGCCAAGGTCCTCAACAAGCCCGACGGCATCCTGCTCATCACGCCGGAGTCACTGGAGGCGATGTTCGTCCTGCGCGGTATGGAGATCGGCTGGTTGCTGCGTGCTCTGCGGTGGGTAGTGATCGACGAGATGCACTCGTTCATGGGCACCGAGCGCGGCGCGCAGCTCCAGTCCTTGCTGCACCGTGTCGAGCTGGCAACCCGGCGTCGCATCCCCCGCATCGGGCTGTCGGCCACTCTGGGCAGCATGGAGTCGGCGCGCGACTACCTGCGTCCGGGCAACGGCCGGAATGTCCACCTCCTAACCGCCTCGCACCAGAGCGGGGACATCAGCGCCATCATCCGCGGGTACGTCCATAAGGCGCCCACCACGGAGGATGAGGAATCCGACGAGGGCACCTCCGTCGAGCGAATCTGCGAACATGTATTCACCACCCTGCGTGGCGGCAACAACCTCGTGTTCTTCGACCGGCGCGGCGACGTCGAGCTGTACGCCGACCGGCTGCGCCGCCGCAGCGAGGAACGTGCCGTGCCCAACGAGTTCTTCCCCCACCACGGAAGCCTCGCCAAAGACGTGCGCGAGCACGTCGAAGACCTGCTCAAGAGCAACCGGCCCGTCACCGTGATGTGCACCTCCACGCTGGAGATGGGCATCGACATCGGCACCCTCACCTCCGTCGCCCAGGTCGGGGCACCACCCTCGGTCGCGAGCCTGCGCCAGCGCATCGGCCGCTCCGGACGTCGTGGCGAGCCCGCCGTGCTGCGCATGTACGTGACCGCCCAGGAGATCGACGCCGACATCGCGCCCCAGGACGAGCTGCGTGCCGAGCTGTTCCAGGCCGTGGCGATGATGAGCCTGCTGTCCGAGCGCTGGTACGAGCCCGCAGACACATCCTCGCTGCACCTGTCCACGCTCATCCAGCAGATCATGTCCGTCATCGCCCAGCACCAAGGCGCCCGCCCGGCCGAGCTGTTCCAAGCGCTATGCATCTCCGGATCGTTCGCGCACGTCGACGAGACCACCTTCGCCACCCTGCTGCGCGACCTCGGTCAAGCCGAACTCGTCCAGCAGGAACCCGACGGCCTGCTCCTGCTCGGCAGGGTGGGGGAGCGGATCGTCAACCACTACTCGTTCTACGCGGTCTTCGCGGAGAAGCAGGAGTACCGGCTGGTCCACGGCTCCCGCACCCTCGGCGTTCTGCACGTGACCACACCCACCGAAGTCGGTTCGCTCGTCATCTTCGCGGGCAGGCGCTGGAAGATCGTCTCCGTGGACGACCAGGCGGCCCTGATCCAGGTGGAGCCCTCACACGGCGGACGGGCACCCAAGTTCGCCGGCGGTCGTGCCGAGATCCACGACGAAGTCCGCCGCCGGATGCGCGTCTGGTACGAATCCGACGACGTCCCCGCCTACCTCGACGCCACCGCCCAACGCCTCCTCGACGAAGGCCGCGCGGCCTACCGCCGCTTCGACCTCACCCGAAACCCCGCGCTGGCCAAGGGCAACGACACCATCGTCTTCCCTTGGCGCGGCGATCGCATCCTCAACACCCTGACGGCCTGGCTGACCCGTGCGGGTGTGCCGGCGGTCCGGGACGGCGTCGCCTTCACCGTGCCCAAGTGCACTCCGGCCCAACTGCGCGCGGTCCTCCAGCAACTGTTCCTGGAGGACGACACCACCGCCGAGGACATCGCCGCCGCCCTACCTGACACCGCGGTCGAGAAGCACGACGTCCACCTCGGCAAACCACTGCGCATCCGTGGCTACGCCGCCGGGTGCCTGGACATGGCGGGCGCACGTTCCGCACTTGCCGACCTGGTCGACCGGCTGCCCGAGCACGATGTCGACGTCATCACCGGAATCCCCTTCGCCCCGGCACCTCTCGTCACCACCCCGACGGCCTACGCGGTCGTGGACGTCGAAACCACCGGCTTCGCCGCCTGGGGCAAGGACCGGGTCATCGAGGTAGCGGTCATCCGCGTCGCCCTCGACGGCACCGTCCTCGGCGAGTGGAGCGCACTGGTCGACCCACAACGTCCACTCGCGGCGACCGAAGTCCACGGCATCACCGAGGACGACCTGGCCGGTGCACCCGTGTTCGCCGACGTGGCGCCTACCCTGGCCGCACACTTGGACGGCGCCGTCGTCGTAGCCCACAACGCCTCGTTCGACTTGAGCTTCCTGAATGCGGAGTTCGCCCGCACCACCACCCCACTCACCCTGAGCGCGACGCTGTGCACGATGAAGCTCGACGACCACGTCCACCAGGTGGGTCGCCGCAAACTGCACGACTGCATCACCGCGATCGGCATATGCACCACTCAGGGCACGGCCCACCGAGCCCTCTCCGACGCCAGGGCCACCGCCGACCTGCTGCGGCACTACCTGACCCACACGCCCCACGATGTGCGAAAACTCGTCACCGCGTCCGAGCGCAGCACCTCGTAG
- a CDS encoding response regulator transcription factor — protein sequence MARVFLVDDHEVVRVGVRELLNSADDLEVVGEAGSVSEALARVHASGADVAVLDVRLPDGNGIELCRELRSRMPDLKCLMLTSFTDDEALFDAIMAGASGFVLKRILGTDLQTAVRTVAAGESLLDARSTAALLNRIRREREQGDPVRMLTDQERTVLDYIGEGLTNRQIAEKMFLAEKTVKNYVSHLLAKLGLERRTQAAVLATRLRKPTPPSEG from the coding sequence GTGGCCCGGGTGTTTCTGGTGGACGACCACGAGGTGGTCCGCGTAGGCGTACGCGAACTGCTGAACAGTGCGGACGATCTGGAGGTGGTGGGCGAGGCCGGGTCGGTGTCCGAAGCGCTGGCCAGGGTGCACGCGAGCGGCGCGGACGTCGCCGTGCTGGACGTTCGGCTGCCCGACGGCAACGGCATCGAGCTGTGCCGCGAGCTGCGCTCCCGCATGCCCGACCTCAAGTGCCTGATGCTGACCTCGTTCACCGACGACGAGGCCCTGTTCGACGCCATCATGGCCGGCGCGTCCGGGTTCGTCCTCAAGCGCATCCTCGGCACCGACCTGCAAACTGCGGTCCGCACCGTCGCGGCCGGCGAATCCCTGCTCGACGCCCGCTCCACGGCCGCGCTGCTCAACCGCATCCGCCGCGAACGCGAGCAGGGCGACCCGGTGCGGATGCTCACCGACCAGGAACGCACGGTGCTCGACTACATCGGCGAAGGGCTGACCAACCGGCAGATCGCCGAGAAGATGTTCCTGGCCGAGAAGACCGTCAAGAACTACGTCTCGCACCTGTTGGCCAAGCTCGGCCTCGAACGCCGCACCCAGGCCGCCGTCCTCGCCACCCGCCTGCGCAAGCCCACGCCTCCGTCGGAGGGCTAG